A portion of the Faecalibacterium sp. I3-3-89 genome contains these proteins:
- a CDS encoding manganese efflux pump MntP, whose product MEWSLLFFFNSALLGVGLAMDAFSVSMANGLHDPKMSRRRGVQVAGTFAVFQAAMPMLGWVCVHTIVELFSSFETLIPWIALILLGYIGGKMLLEGIKGEETEEAAELSAGALFMQGVATSIDALSVGFTISEYGWFMALVCSFIIAVVTFFICAAGLSIGKKFGTKLSGKASVLGGVILIGIGLEIFISGILG is encoded by the coding sequence ATGGAATGGAGTCTTTTGTTTTTCTTCAACAGCGCCCTGCTGGGCGTGGGGCTTGCGATGGATGCGTTCTCCGTCTCGATGGCGAACGGTCTGCATGACCCCAAGATGTCCCGCCGCCGAGGCGTCCAAGTCGCAGGCACCTTCGCCGTCTTTCAGGCCGCCATGCCCATGCTGGGCTGGGTCTGCGTCCACACCATCGTGGAGCTGTTCTCCTCCTTCGAGACGCTCATCCCGTGGATCGCCCTCATCCTGCTGGGCTACATCGGCGGCAAGATGCTCCTCGAGGGCATCAAGGGCGAGGAGACCGAGGAGGCTGCCGAGCTGAGCGCAGGCGCGCTCTTCATGCAGGGGGTGGCCACCAGCATCGATGCCCTGTCGGTGGGATTCACCATCTCGGAGTACGGCTGGTTCATGGCGCTGGTCTGCTCCTTCATCATTGCGGTCGTCACCTTCTTTATCTGTGCAGCCGGTCTTTCCATCGGCAAGAAGTTCGGCACCAAGCTCTCCGGCAAGGCCTCCGTCCTCGGCGGCGTCATCCTCATCGGCATCGGTCTGGAAATTTTCATTTCGGGCATTCTGGGCTGA
- a CDS encoding GntR family transcriptional regulator produces the protein MEQQFKTDSEIYAVLEREIIDLTLRPGCSLSENPLCTRFGAPRSLIRVVLQRLQENGLVKIVPYKGTTVTRLNRDIVDELIYERIAVEARVLRDFAPHCTPEHRALIRQRAAAYDELAKAETLDFNRLYEADTRLHETWFSAMGKMYLWRTLQNAHADYSRFRMLDTLTTGGLAEVVADHHNLIDAIERCDLAAFEPLVERHLYGGIRRLGSKLTEEYGDYFE, from the coding sequence ATGGAACAGCAGTTTAAAACGGATTCGGAAATATACGCCGTCCTCGAGCGGGAGATCATCGACCTGACCCTGCGGCCCGGCTGCTCTCTGAGCGAAAACCCGCTCTGCACCCGCTTCGGCGCGCCCCGCTCCCTCATCCGGGTGGTGCTGCAGCGCCTGCAGGAAAACGGCCTTGTGAAGATCGTGCCCTACAAGGGCACCACTGTCACCCGGCTGAACCGGGACATCGTGGATGAGCTGATCTACGAGCGCATCGCGGTGGAGGCCCGGGTGCTGCGGGACTTTGCGCCCCACTGCACCCCCGAGCACCGTGCCCTCATCCGTCAGCGCGCCGCCGCCTACGACGAGCTGGCCAAGGCCGAGACGCTGGACTTCAACCGCCTCTACGAGGCCGACACCCGCCTCCACGAGACGTGGTTCTCCGCCATGGGGAAGATGTACCTCTGGCGCACCTTGCAGAACGCCCACGCCGACTACAGCCGCTTCCGGATGCTGGATACCCTGACCACCGGCGGTCTGGCCGAGGTGGTGGCCGACCACCATAACCTCATCGACGCCATTGAGCGGTGCGACCTTGCGGCCTTCGAACCGCTGGTGGAGCGCCATCTCTACGGCGGCATCCGCCGTCTGGGCAGTAAGCTCACAGAGGAATACGGCGATTATTTTGAATGA
- a CDS encoding RluA family pseudouridine synthase: MILYEDAALVVLDKPAGLSSEEGVPAALRKHWGRPDAYVGVIHRLDTGVSGLMVYAKTPQAAAALSRQVAQSQQYYAVQDGRAEPAADAPDAPPFRKEYRALIAGGPDETLPSEGVLHDYLFKDSRRGRVFPVSRPRKGVKEAVLEYRLAASAPDGSASLADITLHTGRTHQIRVQFASRRHPLWGDGKYGSRVKGDIALQSARLRFIHPGTGKAMDFRLPVPGTWPAWGIRQENDNGTAV; encoded by the coding sequence GTGATCCTTTACGAAGATGCAGCCCTCGTGGTGCTGGACAAGCCCGCCGGTCTTTCCAGCGAGGAGGGCGTCCCCGCTGCCCTGCGGAAGCACTGGGGCAGGCCCGACGCCTATGTGGGCGTCATCCACCGGCTGGACACCGGCGTGTCCGGGCTGATGGTCTATGCCAAGACCCCGCAGGCCGCTGCCGCCCTCAGCCGGCAGGTGGCCCAGAGCCAGCAGTACTATGCCGTGCAGGATGGCCGGGCCGAGCCCGCCGCCGATGCGCCGGACGCACCGCCCTTCCGGAAGGAGTACCGCGCCCTCATCGCGGGCGGGCCGGACGAAACGCTCCCCTCAGAAGGCGTCCTGCACGACTACTTATTCAAGGACAGCCGGAGGGGCCGGGTCTTCCCGGTCAGCCGCCCCCGCAAGGGCGTGAAGGAGGCCGTGCTGGAATACCGCCTTGCGGCGTCTGCCCCGGACGGCAGCGCCAGCCTCGCGGACATCACCCTCCACACCGGCCGCACCCATCAGATCCGGGTGCAGTTCGCCTCCCGCCGCCACCCGCTCTGGGGCGACGGCAAATACGGGAGCCGCGTCAAGGGAGACATCGCGCTCCAGAGCGCCCGCCTCCGCTTCATCCACCCCGGCACCGGCAAGGCGATGGACTTCCGCCTCCCCGTGCCCGGGACATGGCCCGCTTGGGGCATCAGACAGGAAAACGACAATGGAACAGCAGTTTAA
- a CDS encoding NUDIX domain-containing protein — protein MDAAHFEKTLTSEVLFEGRVVTLTKDTALLENGETAQREVVHHHGGACIVPYFEDGTLCMVRQFRYAMQQELWELPAGKLEKGEDPFEAAKRELGEECGLTADHYTPLGEFYPTVGYDTEVIYMWAATGLHKTQMHLDDDEFLTPDRIPLAKAYEMVMRNEIKDGKTIAGVLKLKALVDEGKL, from the coding sequence ATGGATGCTGCACATTTCGAAAAGACGCTCACGAGCGAAGTGCTCTTTGAGGGCCGGGTGGTCACGCTGACCAAGGACACTGCCCTGCTGGAAAACGGCGAGACTGCCCAGCGGGAGGTCGTCCACCACCACGGCGGGGCCTGCATCGTGCCCTATTTTGAGGACGGCACCCTCTGCATGGTGCGCCAGTTCCGCTATGCCATGCAGCAGGAGCTGTGGGAGCTGCCCGCCGGCAAGCTGGAAAAGGGCGAAGACCCCTTCGAGGCCGCCAAGCGGGAGCTGGGCGAGGAGTGCGGCCTGACCGCCGACCACTACACCCCGCTGGGCGAGTTCTACCCCACCGTGGGCTATGACACCGAGGTCATTTATATGTGGGCGGCCACCGGGCTGCACAAGACCCAGATGCATCTGGACGACGACGAGTTCCTGACGCCCGACCGCATCCCGCTGGCAAAGGCCTACGAGATGGTCATGCGCAACGAGATCAAGGACGGCAAGACCATCGCGGGGGTGCTCAAGCTCAAGGCGCTGGTGGACGAGGGCAAGCTGTGA